TGTATCAAGAAAGCTATGATGGTTCAGTACCAAGGATCAAAATCTATTACTATGACACATATTCCTGATTTCAAAAACCATATATATCATTTTAGTTTGGCCATCAATTTGTATCGACATAGTTATCTTGATTATTGCCCTTCATGAAATTCGCTACATCCAGATTTCAAACAATAATAACACTTTCCCCTTCTCCCTGCCAGGCAAGGTTGCCAGTAGGACTTCATATTGTCATTAgttagttgaaaaaaaaatatcattaattgTTCCGTAACTTTATCTTTTTCCTACAATTTGTAGTTACAAAGTCCTcacaagagaaaaaagaagctCCAAGTGAATTTTCTTTGAAAGCTTCATCTGAGAAAtaagaaaatagagaaaaattcagaattaagggcctattcactttgatgctattttcaatcttatcaaattttggtaaagttgccaaaaaagtggctacatttagtttgttgccaaattttgataactatataagaaatcctgccaaaattttagtaagttaccaaaattttggcaactatgctaAAAtaatgacaaaatttggtaagttttttttgacatcaaagtgaacaggccattacttcttttttccctctaaaaaaatattcaaaaaaattgCTCTGCGAAGGGAAATCATTTGCGTGTCATCGAAGCCAAGTCTACCCCTTGACGTGTCAAACTTGATACTAAAAGGGTGGGGCCTACAGAAAATAGAAATGTGGGCCCCGCTTGTATTGCATAACCGAACTCCGAGTCAGCCCTGCTGgcccaatgacatgtgggccagcCCGTCCATGACCGTCGTCAGTAGCACGAGCGTTTCCACGTTACGTTTAGACCCTGTTTCGCACTAAACCGCCTAACCTTTTTCCTATTTTGCTCTTTTGGGTACGACTAGTACTGACTAGTATAATGCATCACATGTAGGCCCCTAAAAACTTTATGAATTTcatgaaaaacaaaaggttGGGGAGGGTTGTGTAAATTGACTGGTTTCTCATAAACAAAAGTTTTGAACTTGTACAAGTTGATGATGTGGCCCAATACGAGGGCAATATCTTCATTTCGTACCTCCTGAGGGTCTAATTTTCATGTTTTGCAAATTGAAACGGtcatcctgaattcctgatcaTCACCCCCAACAAAGATACCCAATTTTCAAcaactaaaaaaaactatacataGTGGCAACCAAAAACGATCCGAGCCTTTTGCTTCTCTGTTGACGCCGTATTtagttctaattttttttcaaacttttaattttttcattacatcaaaaacttttctacatacataaacttccaactttttcataacatcattccaatttcaaccaaacttttaattttgatgtgaactaaacacagcctgagtTTGATTATGCTCCCATATCAATGCTCCAAATTAAAACCACATAGCTCGTTATTTGAAATCAAATTAGTATTAGAGTAAAATACTATTAGAATTTAGGTAAAATGGTGATCTAAAACGTATGTCGGTTAGACTGTcttttaggctgtgtttttCCCTCAAGGTTACAACCTTATATCTTTTGTTTTTTGCGTGCAAGCTTCTAAACGGCTAAATTATGTGTTTTTTGAAAATGTTTCTACATAAAAGTTGTTGTAaaaactatattaattaatttttaaattttttaagctaatacttaattaatcatgtgttaattcaTTGTACTGTTTTGCGGAGGTGTTCTGACCCTTTCACAAGAAATCAACCTAAACTCAGCACGAAAGCTCGGATTTGGTGTTTGTGATTGAGTTCGTTTATTTCGAGATATGTCGATCCACATTCTAGAAGCACTCACGTAAAGGTTGGTGTCTATGAgcgtatatatttatattgttgtAGAAAGATAATTTTAAGCAGAGAACTGAGTttactttcaaattttttcttcaaactttcaatttttccatcacatcaaaactttcctacacatataaattttcaacttttctgtcatatcgttttaatttcaatcaaactttcaattttagcgttaACTAAACATACCCAAAATGTAATATccacaaaagaagagagagaaaaaaaaaaatccaatttagAGACCCGCAGCCTTCCTCTCTTCCATCCTTTTCTTCCCGCAGCCTTCCTCGAAACGCCCAAATTCCCACCCTCCCCCAACGAGACAAAGTCAAACCCAAGGTCAAAGCGGCGCACGCGGCCGCGTCCTccaccctcgccgtcgccgacgccaatggacgccgcggccgcggccgccccgCGCGGCGGCAGCACCGGGCGACgcccgacctcctcctcctcggcctccagcgcggccgccgcggcgcgcgcggcggcggcccgcgaGGCGATGGCGCGCATGGAGGAGATGATGCTcgcccacgccggcgccgccggcgagttcAGCATCATCCTCGACGCACCCCTCCCTTCCCTCCACCACTACCGCCGCAACCCCACACCtgacgccgccgcgcggcgcgggggcggcgggagggacGAGGTCCCCGCGCGTCTGCGGCGCGAGGGGAgcggccacgacgccgccgccgtcgacgacctgAACGCCGCGGCGCGCTCCCGCCGTGGGGCGGACAGGTACCGGGACGGAGCCGGAGCGGGGAGGCCGCGCGCTGACAGGTACTAccggggtggggaggaggaagagcgggTGGAGGCGCCGGTGCGGTTGGTTGCCCCgcgtggcggcgcgcggagggAGGGTgcccgtggcggtggcggtggcgacgctCCTCCACCGCCCGTGAGGCCCGCCTCCGCCGAGGGgaaaccggcggcggcggtagtaGAGGAGGATACAGCGCTGCAGCTGCTGGCGCGTGGCCGTGGCGGGCGGAGCTCGAGCGCGACGAGgcgcgtggaggaggagaggccgtCGAGCCGGCGATCGGGGCGGGAACGCGCCGGGGACACCGGTGCGATTAAGGCCGTCGAGCCcgagaagccggcggcggaggtcgagGCGGAGGTCGTGGGGCGGTGGAGCAGGCGAGAgcgcgatgacggcggcgaggaggcggcggtctcGCGGAAGCCGTTGGCAGCAGCGCCGGTGGTCgtggatgaggaggagacgCCCCTGCAGCCGCTGGCGCGTGGCGCGCGGAgctcgagcgcggcgaggcgcgTCGTGCAGGAGGAGCCGCAGGTGGTGGAGGCTgtggcggcgaggccgtcgaGCCGGCGGTCGAGACGGGAAGGCAATGGGGACGCCGGTGTGAAGGCCGTTGTgccggacgcggcggcggaggtggagccgGAGATCGCTGGGCGGTGGAGCAGCCGGCGAAGCGAGGATGGcagtgaggaggcggcggcggttttgCCTAAGCCGTTGGCCGCGATCGTCACCGGAGCTCGGAGCAGGAGCAACTCACCGGCGATAAGTAATGTCAACGACGATAGCTTTCTTTTGTTGGTTCAAGCAATTGGTTTGAAATAATTAGAatacattttctagaaatttgtTCATCTATTGCGGTAGATGTAGTCTCTGTTTGATGCTCTGTTGGGTTTGAAGTGAGAAGATTACAGAATACACCTTTAGTTTTGAAATGAAACTGATAGTAAGTAGTACATTGGTATGAGATCATGTAGTTGTTGAATCGTCTCGACTTGCTTTCGTTTCCAGGCTGTCTGGTTAGTGATTGGACAAACTGCATAGGAAATTAATTGGCGGGGGAATAAGGGATTATCTTGCAGTTACATCATTGTTGATGCATTGTTTTGCTTACTTACAACATGAGTTTAGTAAGTTATTTTCATGTTGGTGCTACATTCGGCGCTTCTTGCTGATGCAATTTAAACTTGTAATGCTTCTGCCTCATACAAAacaatcaaaaaagaaaaaatgtaaTGTAGATTTGGTCTGACTTTCAGTTGTCTGACAGATATATTGCTGCATCTGCAAGATAAGATGATTGTTGCTCATTTATATGATGTTCCTTTCTtgaaagactttttttttttcaatttgacATTTCAATCTTACCATACTGTttctaaatataatatattttcagtTTTCATTTCTTGAAGATGGGACTTATTTTACTTGTCCTTGTTTACCTAGTTAGGTCGGAATGGTATGGACACTGGTGCAGCAAATCGCCCACCATCAACTGGAAGGTCAACTTTTGCACCACCTGTTGGGGTTAATATCAGACCTCTACAAGCGGTGGAAATGCCAAATGGGACCCCTCGGGAAAGAAGGTGAATTAATATATTCTTATGAGATGATTTGGTTCTCTTAGCCAAGAGTGTTGTACTGCCAAAACCACTTCTTGTTTCTCAAAACATCGGTGTCATTATCAATCTATTAACCTTTTTTGCCTAATGCATTTTGTTTAATATTGTGCAAGTTGGTATTCTTTAGTCTGTTACCCACTTAATAGTAGGCACTCTTGGTTttagttacattttttttaagttagtttTAGTTCCATGTTGAAATTTACAAGCATGCACTTCATATGACCTTTGGACatttcaaatgatttttgaaAATTGAGTGCGAGGTATGACATACAAGCGTGTACAACCGTAGTGGCACTGTGGAAGTCAATTTATAGATTGATGTAGTAGTAAGAAATTAATAATAGTTTAATGTTGGAAAGAACTTCCCTTTGGCTTTCCATAACATCTCCAATGTTGAAGGAGACTCTAGAATATCAACAAATTGAAAACTTTACTCTATAGTGTGAACTGGGTAGCATTCCTGTCAGTAGAAGCATGATTTTGACTTTGGATGCATTCAGGAAAGGTCCTACTATTCTGGTTTTCAAAATGCTGTGGCCTGTGGTATTAAGTTGTCACACAATAAAACAATATGAACTACAGTTGATACTCTACTGGGGTTtactatcttttttatttttttatgtagttAATTCTTGATTTTCGTACATTTGTACAAAGTAAAAATGTTGGAATCTATGAAAATGTTTCCTGATTGCTGGATGGAGCTAGTTTCCAGTACATGCATACTGTGAGCACTGACCTTACATTGCTCGAGTCATCAGCAGTTCAGCATAGTGTCTCTCGAGTCTTGACAATAGGCCTCACCCACATCACTCTATTTCTTGACTCcctattattaaatatttttaatatttgttatTTACATGTTTTGAGATATTACTAATCGTTTGATGTGTTTATGTAAGAACAACAATCACTACAGTTGATATCCATCATATCATTTCTTTGATTTCTCTTTATACAAGAAACTAAAGTCACTTCCATGTACCATTTCCCCTCAAGACTGACAAAATTTAGTCCTGTAATTTATGTAAAGTTTTACATATTAGTAACTACATGATTCTTGTGATTAAAGTtcctatattttattaattttgtttgtttaggGCAATCTATCCAGATCCCACTTTTGCTCAGTCGACACGGTCACGAGACTCACATGACAGTTCAACAATAACAGAAGAGGTCTGTCCTCAATTGTACCGATTCTCCCGGTATATTATGAGGTTTCACAGGATTTTTCCTTTAGAATTTGTGAAATCCTATAAAGTATTCCTTGATAATATTCTGATTACAGCTGCATTTACTTTTCAGCTTGAGATGCTAAAAGATGAAAATGTAAACCTTTTGGAGAAGGTATGTTACAATTTCTTTCAAACAGTTAAAGGGTAGTATCTTCTTTTCTTATGGAATTAGTGATGATGCATGTTTTTTCAAATTCAGCTTGGACTAGCTGAAGAGAGATTTAGACAATCTGAAGCCCGGACAAGGGAGCTCGAGAAACAGGTatctttctgtttttttgtaATTCTTTCATAGATTTTGACACTGCCATTTGATATTTTCTACTTATGTACATATTACATAATGTTAATGATAAAAAGAATAGTGTTTCTTTCTCTCAAAAACAACAGTAGTGTTTCTCAGCTTTCAGTAATGAATGCCTGCATCAAAGGTCATCCagtttgggttttgtttatctGTTTAAGCTTACTCTGAACTTGACACTTGCTTTGAAAAGGGTTCTTTTGTTTGTATAATTGGTTATTCATTGTCATATGACTTTAAGGTTGAATAGGAAGTAATATGACCAATGCTATAGGATAATATCTTTGAATGAAGAAATCTAGTTctctttttttacaaaagaaatcTATCTGTAGTTGCTTTTATTTATCATCTTGGGAGTTGAGACGCTAATTCTTATGAATTTGAGCTAAAAATGTTGTCATGAAAAGAACACATCATATCCACCTAAGATCTTCTGTCTTTATTACTTTCAGGTTGCTAATCTCGGTGATGGGTTATCTATGGAAGTTAAGCTTATGAAAAGGTAATATTAAGCACATTTTGGGTCCTCCTGAATGTTGTTTTACTATCACATCATTAATGATTTTCTGACATCAATGCAGGAGGGAGGAGATGCTCGTAAGAAAGGAGGTATAGTTTTAATTTTGTGTGGGCATATGCTATATTGcatcaatataattttattttaaaagaaacaTGAAAGTGGTTAAATAATATTGGCATCCATAGAGCAACTTGAGCAAATGATGTGTTATATTGTattctataaatatttttgtattttccCCTGCTGAGTGTAATGGATGAGCGTGATACTGATAAATATGTTGGtaaaaaaaacagcaagaaaTAAGAAAAGCACTTATATCAAAGAATGATAAAAGCGAGGAAATTGCCACTCTTCAAAAACAGCTGCAGGTAACAGACCAGCTTATGATAATGTTTACTACCACAACCAGCGCTGTGCATAATTTTTATTCTCTGCTCTAGTCTGCAAGAGAAAAGGAGGCTGCTGCTGTTCAGAAACTCCAAGAAGCAGAGTCTGAAACAAAATCTTTACGCACGATGACACACAGGATGATCTTGAGCAAGGAAGAAATGGTAAcatccttttttccttttcttccaaAGATGGCAATCAAACAGAGAGGTCCATTTATCTGTGAATGCTCATTTTAAGCTATTTGTACAGGAAGAAGTTGTTATGAAGAGGTGTTGGCTTGCTCGTTATTGGGGCTTGGCTGTTCAATATGGTATTTTATTTCATGCGCATTGCATAACATTCCTTTGTGATGTTCGCATTGAAAGAAGGAAAGCTTTTGTTTGTGTGTAAATTCTTAAAACTGAATCCTTTGTGGGGGAACTCGTAAAATCAAACTTCTAGTATTACAAGTCCATTGTTCTGACTCCCTTATGCTCTGTTTCCTGCTCTAAATCTGATTCTTTCAATTCTCCAGGCATCTATCCTGATATTTCCATGTCAAAACATGAATACTGGTCTTCATTTGCTCCTCTTCCCTTTGAGTATGTAACAGCTGCTGGACAGAGAGCTAAGGATGGATCTCTTCGTAGTGGTCTGCCATCAACCTTTTTACTGTTAAAAAATATTGGATTTAAATATTTCATTGATTGATTCCTATTATATGCTGAAACAGGTGATGATTTGGAAGACACAGAAAGGTTTGTTCATGAGTTGACAGTAACAGCTGGAGAAGGCAACATAGAAACCATGCTTTCTGTTGATAAAGGGCTTCAAGAACTAGCTTTCTTGAAGGTTTTAATACTTTCCTTTGGCTTTTATTCACATTTAAATATAATAAACATTCCAAAGTTATCAGTTCAGCAACCATTTCCTGAGTCAAAATTTGCACTTTTAGTGTTGGTCTAACACAACAATTTCCTGATTCTTTTGAAGGTTGAGGATGCTGTTCTTATTGCTCTTGCCCATCATCATCGTCCTAATGTTGCTGAACTAGTAGACCCAGGTATCTTGCCATATTTTTTTCCCTGGTTGTTTTGATAAGTAACTAAAATTACCAAGATTAGGATTACCTTTTTTGGTAATTATATTGTTGATACATCCTTAAATTATTGTGCATTGATTGATCGTAATTTACTTCCCTGCACATCACAGAGGCTTACCAGTTTTTATGTCACTGTGTTTATCATTTACAGATATTAAATCATCTGGTGATGAAAAATTCACTGAAGCATTTGGTACAGCCTCAATTCCTTTATTATCCGCATCATAAACATAATTAACTATATGAGAAAGCTATTCTTTTGGCACTAAATAGCACTGGCACAGTATGCAGTAGCACTATGACATTCTATCGTGTTCTGTGGGGAACCCTGCATATTCTGAACAATACTTCAATCTTGTTCTGCAGATCTCagcaaggaggaagaggaagatgtATTGTTCAAGCAGGTACCTCTAGTTCTCGACCTATatgtaatttttgttttgttcttgacttaggccctgtttgtttcagcttatgattattataatctagattattaaaccAGATTACtgtaagctggattataataagctgacatagaataagctgtgagttgtttgtttgtttggattattggaggcatggattattgggtttgaaaggctaaagtctataatgccctcagctatctgttcggttgatggcataggtgggtaatttttctcaagtatgtaggggtagtgggtctttagccactcaataatctgaaaaaagctcctctagagcaacttattagattataataatctgctataataatctacttgtttgtttcagcttactcctaataagctagattataataatcctaagctgaatcaaacagggccttaaaaACGTGCATAGTAATTTTGTTGATGTTGTGCTGACAGAGTTAATATTACTCTATTAGTATTACCCCTTGAACATTTGGTTCCCATTACTTTCGATGCTTCCATTGATATATGCTCCTATATTGTTTTGCTTGTCTAGCAAGACTCTTTCAGATCATAGTTCTTAGTAATCTACATAAAGGTATATgacaattggaaagggaaacaCAAAACCGTTGCAGTCATTTGATTCTGTATAAATCTCAATTGAATTATATCTGTAGGAAGGAATTACCAACTACAACATTGTGCAAAACGTGAGTTACTGCACTTGTATAGGGATAACTGACATGTGGAGTTTGTACAAATTAATTATTGAACACAACTTACTGTTCCTTATGCAGTACTTCAGTTGTTATTTGCCAATGCAAGTGACCATTTATTTTGGTGTGCGCAGGCATGGCTCGTATATTTCTGGAGAAGGGCTAAAACCCATAACGTGGAAGATGATATTGCTGAGGAGCGGTTGCAGATGTGGATTGATCGACAtgggcagcagcccacctcACATGATGCTGTAGATGGTGTGTGCTTGGCGACTTATACACAGCTTACTCATAGGATATTTCTGCTTTATTTCATTTGCTAGGAAAATATACAAGCTGGCAGAAATAATTCTGCTCCAAAAGTCCAATACCTGAAATCAAATACATTGCATAATGAAAGCCAATATATTTAATACATGCAATTTAGTGTGTCTTTGAAGTCCCAGGTACCATTATCTTAAACCCCAGATTCACAATTCAAACTTGCTTCACAACAAGTTAAGACATGCACAGTACATCTGAATGCACCTTTAGagtatcttatttaaaataaacttGCTTGATGTCATAAGTTAACTGTTCATTAGTTGGAAAGTTCACATACTAGGAATTATATTTTTGCTTCCAGTCAAATTTACTGGTGTTATACAGTTTTGTTCATCTACACattgttttattacaaatttcTACCTGAAATCTCTGTGTGTTTTGCCCTTTCCAAACGTTTGCTGCCGAAAATGTCGGCTTTTAGcaattattttccttttcaacATCTTGTTTGCATATATATGTCTTTGCTTCTTCAATAATCAGTATGGCATCTTTTGATGATTGTCATGCTCTTTAGACTGGCATTATATCGCTATCCTGAGCTGGAATTTTGAAAGTTCTCtcattttttcatgaaaaatatcaaTCTAGAAACAATTTATTTGGGGGTGCATCTGCATTCCTCCTTGCCCACTCTTAACACTTGAGACACATTTTTATCACAGTTGATATGGGTATACGCGAGCTGAGGCGCCTAGGAATCGAACAGCTACTATGGGAACTTTCGCGGAGAGAGGCGAACTCTACCAAAGAAGAGGAGCTGAACAGCACCAAAGAAGAGCTGAAAAACACCACCACAAAAGATGAGATGGACACCACCAACGAGGAATCGTCCGATGTCGAGGATCTGACCTAGCAGCCTCAAACAAAGCTTGCACTGGGTCTCAGACTTTCAGTTTTTCCCCCTCTGTGATGTACATGAACCGTAGAACATTACAAAAAAAGATGTTTCTTGTTtatgattttgagtttttgttacaACATAGTAGTCGATTGATTCTTTTTTTGGTGTACATAACTTGCATCCCCAACCCAAACAGTGTTGTTGACTTGTTACAGCATCTTGAAATGATGCATATTAAATCAAATTGTGTACTTTCCATAGGCCTAAACATATATAGCTGCTTGACTTGATGTTTGTTGTGTGTGAGTGACAATCAAGGGAGCCCTTTTGCTGTCCCCATTTCAATCCAGCCGAATTAGCAGTAAACCTAAGTGTCCAGTCCTGTCACTAGTCTCACTTTCGGCTGGAAATTTTAACTTTGATTAGTCTCATTCTTGCCATGCATGTTACTAACATGTTATTGAAATGTGTTTGATTCCTgcttgatatttgtttctaaaaAATTGGACCAAGATTGTCTCGAGATCTGTACTAGAGCATGTCTCCTTCTGGGGATTTGCTAGAATTTAAAAAActgtgttttgtttttcaatgaGGGATTGTTTTTATGTGTTTGGCAGCATCATGTATTGAATGGATCCATAATTATATCaatctgctgttgctgcagcaaAGGATGGGGTGGTGGTGATGATTAGCGTGGATGGATCGGGACCACACGATCCCCATCCGATGGCCTCCAGTGCTCTCTGCGGCGGGCACTGATTCACACATGACCAATCCGAGCTGATCAATcgtttttgaaactttttttcggctattttttttcaattcttaaTTCGGATGAACTTCAAATTGCAGAGATCGAAATCGAACTCGTGAAATCTCTCTTCCACACGGAGTATATGTACTTCAGCTGAGCATTGGATCTCGCAATACCATCATGAGGTGCAGGCGCCTTTTTGGCACCgtgtcactgacaggtgggcccccacATGAGAGCCTGGGGCCCACGGGCCAGTGGCACGCCTGAAGTTGGGTCGGGCTCTTTTTGTCGTACAGGGAGGGTCACGTGCTGTATGGTAAATGGACTTCCGGTTGATGACGTGGCGGGTACGCGATGATGACTCGCATGGGACAGGGACCACTAGATCTTGATCCAATGGCCATGAGCGCGCCCCTCGAGGCAGCATCAGCAGCCACGGCGGCGTCATTTAACTGCGAGGAAAACtaaactaagagcaagtttaagaGTATAGCCAACTGCTGACTCTAAATTATCTATACACAATCTAATAGtctatttatataatagttgactataaaaatatagtacactattaatacccgatcccacctctcatacacacataacgttTTGGGAACCGtattgcagctggctacaaatatgtagcccgttttcttctatctcttctcttttcttctcgatatgtggttatagctggcttatagcctgctattgttcCTGCTCTAACTCCCAACCTTTTCATGTGCTTTGTGTTTTCCGAACCGCTAcatagtacttcctctgtttctaaatatttaacgctgttgacttttttaaatatatttgattgtttgttttatttaaaaaaatcaaagtaattagtaattctttttctatcatttgatttattgttaaatatagttatatgtatacatatagttttacatatttcacaaaaattttaataagattaacggtcaaacatgtgctaaaaaaataacggtgtcaaatattagaaacggagggaatatatttttttataaaaattttctatataaaagttattttaaaaatcatattaatttcttttttaaaaaagataatactaaattaattatgtgctaatgagtagCTCTAAGTAAGGGAGAGATTAGCTCCTATCTTAGGCCctttttgtttaggcttataagccaacttataagtcgaaaagtctaagtctaaacaaacaagcagcttttccgtttggcttttttaaagccataagccactctatcactattaagccaaaagctaggttggagaagttttttttggcttatgtgaggtagatgtattACTTAACCACTAAACTTAGTacattaaatccactggcttataaatcatataagccaataaactgatttaaaagtctaggccaataaatCTAAGTCTAAACAAATAGGGTCTAAGCTGCCGGACACAGCCTAAAGTAGTAATCCCTCGTTCGACGGCTcagcaaaaacaaaatattcaaaattgaTCCATGTATTAGCCTTAGGTGGGATGCACGCATGGCTCTTGGGTTTGTACGCTGATTTAATGgtactacatgcatgcaaagGAGGCTCTGGTTTGCTGGTCATTCATTTTACATGTAAGCTATGATTTGGTTGAA
The nucleotide sequence above comes from Oryza glaberrima chromosome 11, OglaRS2, whole genome shotgun sequence. Encoded proteins:
- the LOC127755540 gene encoding coiled-coil domain-containing protein SCD2-like isoform X2, which encodes MMDWRRAGSPTYGRRRSPAAGIYSAPASPAHPAAAGAASPVHPLAARNKARAAAALAQAMARPPPPASSRGASEDGYDDDDDVVGGSGGGRYDGGRSPLNGGVYGGRSPMNGGGGGGVKDKYFGFALPKLGRNGMDTGAANRPPSTGRSTFAPPVGVNIRPLQAVEMPNGTPRERRAIYPDPTFAQSTRSRDSHDSSTITEELEMLKDENVNLLEKLGLAEERFRQSEARTRELEKQVANLGDGLSMEVKLMKRREEMLVRKEQEIRKALISKNDKSEEIATLQKQLQSAREKEAAAVQKLQEAESETKSLRTMTHRMILSKEEMEEVVMKRCWLARYWGLAVQYGIYPDISMSKHEYWSSFAPLPFEYVTAAGQRAKDGSLRSGDDLEDTERFVHELTVTAGEGNIETMLSVDKGLQELAFLKVEDAVLIALAHHHRPNVAELVDPDIKSSGDEKFTEAFDLSKEEEEDVLFKQAWLVYFWRRAKTHNVEDDIAEERLQMWIDRHGQQPTSHDAVDVDMGIRELRRLGIEQLLWELSRREANSTKEEELNSTKEELKNTTTKDEMDTTNEESSDVEDLT
- the LOC127755540 gene encoding coiled-coil domain-containing protein SCD2-like isoform X1, which translates into the protein MDAAAAAAPRGGSTGRRPTSSSSASSAAAAARAAAAREAMARMEEMMLAHAGAAGEFSIILDAPLPSLHHYRRNPTPDAAARRGGGGRDEVPARLRREGSGHDAAAVDDLNAAARSRRGADRYRDGAGAGRPRADRYYRGGEEEERVEAPVRLVAPRGGARREGARGGGGGDAPPPPVRPASAEGKPAAAVVEEDTALQLLARGRGGRSSSATRRVEEERPSSRRSGRERAGDTGAIKAVEPEKPAAEVEAEVVGRWSRRERDDGGEEAAVSRKPLAAAPVVVDEEETPLQPLARGARSSSAARRVVQEEPQVVEAVAARPSSRRSRREGNGDAGVKAVVPDAAAEVEPEIAGRWSSRRSEDGSEEAAAVLPKPLAAIVTGARSRSNSPAISRNGMDTGAANRPPSTGRSTFAPPVGVNIRPLQAVEMPNGTPRERRAIYPDPTFAQSTRSRDSHDSSTITEELEMLKDENVNLLEKLGLAEERFRQSEARTRELEKQVANLGDGLSMEVKLMKRREEMLVRKEQEIRKALISKNDKSEEIATLQKQLQSAREKEAAAVQKLQEAESETKSLRTMTHRMILSKEEMEEVVMKRCWLARYWGLAVQYGIYPDISMSKHEYWSSFAPLPFEYVTAAGQRAKDGSLRSGDDLEDTERFVHELTVTAGEGNIETMLSVDKGLQELAFLKVEDAVLIALAHHHRPNVAELVDPDIKSSGDEKFTEAFDLSKEEEEDVLFKQAWLVYFWRRAKTHNVEDDIAEERLQMWIDRHGQQPTSHDAVDVDMGIRELRRLGIEQLLWELSRREANSTKEEELNSTKEELKNTTTKDEMDTTNEESSDVEDLT